From Schizosaccharomyces pombe strain 972h- genome assembly, chromosome: II, the proteins below share one genomic window:
- the npr3 gene encoding Npr2/3 complex subunit Npr3 — protein sequence MVRLTPRLVAIFLVEKTTSGANFVFHWPLQPQVRLQATHHNNDSAESAIGMLDLDDSDDDENNRFTEVADDTHVLGYEKGFLANMLSPRIELCNQKFEIWVDGLTFLGCPVHIGPNGEWAKRRKPRTTVESNASSSHLVSKPESSHPSTGSFEVKSSSSKSRSSMSLFHVVFVLNVPTATVYRPTVNTMYDHIVVKLVTGLKYEQAKRNYVENECIHILKLTEKYSSQNVPFDVYAAQIPHHSNLASVLATTYEALINMHTAYLEINQSINLSLLWPMSVSTNTLENYELQVRPSTILASQTIFSEEHPSSIEPFVAPYWTLLLLKDTDTIMKRVPLLQNSLLSSFIAIVKPNLTFTDIANRLGISVSECFILAKHLIHWRKAIAIPPLLIRNTYVTSPTANLFNLEEESKLFKKEFPSLPSLSTFLAILSFKPRPFASIIPSKDHELVYLEMLAWLCRRNWVYEQNIYMYILVPEEIKKKAIALIESDESSKNDMQLRKQLEQDNGKESIIIDPHSASLLEQKWIQIIAYERGPEMAPLFTSIVKYLNGRFALQTIWVAEGLPRKLMRNILNEYNDYILRWHSW from the exons ATGGTACGCTTAACTCCTCGATTAGTAGCCATTTTCcttgttgaaaaaacaacatCAGGAGCTAATTTCGTCTTTCACTGGCCGCTACAACCTCAAGTACGTCTACAAGCCACTCATCATAATAATGATTCAGCGGAGTCTGCAATCGGGATGCTCGACCTTGATGACAGCGATGATGATGAGAATAATAGGTTTACTGAAGTAGCTGACGATACACATGTACTTGGTTATGAAAAAGGCTTTCTCGCAAATATGCTAAGTCCTCGTATTGAACTTTgcaatcaaaaatttgaaatttgggTGGATGGTCTTACTTTTTTGGGATGTCCTGTTCATATTGGTCCGAACGGTGAGTGGGCTAAACGAAGGAAACCACGAACTACTGTTGAGTCTAATGCTTCTTCGAGCCATTTGGTATCAAAGCCCGAATCTTCACACCCTTCGACAGGAAGTTTTGAAGTaaaatcatcttcatcaaaatCGAGATCTTCAATGTCTTTATTTCATGTCGTCTTTGTATTAAATGTGCCTACAGCTACCGTATATCGCCCTACTGTAAACACGATGTATGATCATATAGTAGTCAAGTTAGTTACTGGACTTAAATATGAACAAGCAAAACGGAATTATGTTGAAAATGAGTGTATACACATCTTAAAACTGactgaaaaatattcaagCCAAAACGTCCCATTCGATGTGTATGCCGCTCAAATCCCTCATCACTCAAATCTTGCTTCGGTTCTTGCTACTACATATGAGGCTTTAATTAACATGCATACGGCTTATTTAGAGATAAATCAATCGATTAACTTAAGCTTACTCTGGCCTATGTCGGTTTCCACCAACACACTTGAAAATTACGAACTGCAGGTTAGACCATCAACTATTTTAGCATCTCAAACCATCTTCTCTGAAGAACATCCTTCCTCTATTGAACCTTTCGTTGCCCCCTATTGGACTTTGTTGCTCTTAAAGGATACAGACACTATAATGAAACGTGTTCctcttttacaaaattctcttctttcttctttcattgCCATAGTAAAACCTAACTTAAC GTTCACAGATATCGCTAATCGTCTAGGAATATCAGTATCAGAATGCTTTATTCTAGCAAAACACCTTATTCATTGGAGAAAGGCTATCGCTATTCCTCCTTTGTTAATCCGGAATACTTATGTTACATCCCCAACTGCTAATCTGTTTAATTTGGAGGAGGAGtcaaagctttttaaaaaggaatttccGAGCCTTCCCTCACTGTCAACATTTTTAGCTATTTTGTCGTTTAAACCGCGACCATTTGCCTCCATTATTCCATCGAAAGATCATGAGTTAGTTTATTTGGAAATGCTTGCTTGGCTGTGTCGAAGAAATTGGGTTTATGAACAGAATATCTATATGTATATTCTCGTTCCAGAagaaattaagaaaaaagcgATTGCACTAATAGAATCTGATGAGTCTTCTAAAAATGACATGCAGCTTAGAAAGCAACTTGAACAAGATAATGGCAAAGAGTCTATTATCATTGATCCGCACTCTGCCTCTTTGCTTGAACAGAAATGGATTCAAATTATAGCTTATGAGAGGGGACCAGAAATGGCTCCATTGTTTACGTCAATTgtcaaatatttaaatgGTAGGTTTGCTTTACAAACTATATGGGTTGCCGAAGGCTTACCAAGGAAACTAATGCGAAATATTCTTAATGAGTATAATGATTACATCCTTCGATGGCATTCTTGGTGA
- the dbp8 gene encoding ATP-dependent RNA helicase Dbp8 encodes MSEHTRKSFSDLGISPWLIDTLKALAIYEPTDIQEGVIAQILEGRNCIGGAKTGSGKTAAFALPIIEKWSKDPSGIFALILTPTRELAIQIDEQFAALGANLNLKHALIVGGMDMIRQSIDLSKRPHVVVATPGRLADLIRSNGEETIAGLRRIKFLVMDEADRLLSPTFADDLDDCFSVLPASEDRQTLLFTATVTDAIRQLKYQPQKNNKPPLWLYEVETDNISVPSTLQQSYIFVSSQVREAYLVHLLTIPENAKKSAIIFVNRTRTAELIYSILRLLELRVTELHSEMVQRERINSLGRFRAEAAKILVATDVASRGLDIPSVQLVINFDLPRDPDDYIHRVGRTARAGRSGESISIVTERDVDLVHAIEDRVGTKLSEYEHVSENKMLEYIKEVTDAKRQASLEMIDRGFGERRQKRNEKRLMANGISNKLKNSGRKKKAKNTLSTEK; translated from the exons ATGTCAGAACATACAAGAAAATCATTCTCTGATTTAGGAATATCGCCATGGCTTATCGATACGCTAAAAGCACTTGCAATATATGAACCTACAGATATTCAGGAAGGAGTAATTGCTCAGATTTTAGAAG gACGTAATTGTATTGGAGGTGCTAAAACAGGTTCTGGTAAAACTGCTGCTTTTGCTTTGCctattattgaaaaatggTCTAAGGATCCATCAGGAATATTTGCTCTTATTTTGACACCAACCAG AGAACTTGCAATACAGATTGATGAACAATTTGCTGCTTTAGGTGCTAATCTTAATTTAAAGCATGCGCTCATCGTTGGAGGCATGGATATGATACGACAATCTATTGATTTATCGAAACGGCCCCATGTTGTTGTAGCTACTCCTGGTCGCCTAGCTGACTTGATTAGAAGTAATGGTGAAGAAACGATAGCCGGACTACGTcgaataaaatttttggtaatGGACGAAGCCGACCGTTTGTTGTCTCCTACCTTTGCTGATGACTTGGATGATTGCTTTTCTGTTCTTCCAGCCTCTGAAGATCGTCAAACGCTTTTGTTTACTGCAACTGTTACTGATGCTATTCGTCAGCTCAAATATCAGCCacagaaaaataataagcCTCCCCTTTGGTTATACGAAGTTGAAACTGATAACATTTCCGTACCTTCTACTTTGCAGCAAAGTTACATATTTGTTTCCTCACAAGTACGAGAAGCTTATTTGGTGCATTTGTTAACGATTCCTGAGAACGCTAAAAAGTCTGCAATTATCTTTGTAAATCGGACTCGCACTGCTGAATTGATATATTCTATTCTTCGATTGCTCGAGCTTCGTGTCACCGAACTTCATTCAGAAATGGTACAACGTGAAAGGATCAATTCACTTGGACGGTTTCGTGCGGAAGctgcaaaaattttggtagCCACTGACGTTGCAAGCAGAGGTTTGGATATTCCTTCTGTGCAACTAGTAATTAACTTCGACCTTCCTCGTGACCCAGACGACTATATTCACCGAGTAGGTCGTACAGCTCGTGCTGGACGCAGTGGCGAGTCCATTTCCATTGTAACGGAGAGAGATGTTGATTTAGTCCATGCTATTGAGGATCGAGTAGGAACTAAGCTTTCTGAATATGAACACGTGTCAGAGAATAAGATGCTTGAATACATCAAGGAAGTTACGGACGCTAAACGCCAGGCTTCTCTTGAGATGATCGATAGGGGATTTGGTGAAAGGAGACAGAAGCGAAACGAGAAAAGGCTGATGGCCAATGGTAtttctaataaattaaaaaattctggacgcaaaaagaaagcgaAGAATACTTTATCTACGGAAAAGTAG
- a CDS encoding TPR domain protein, DNAJC7 family: MTEVETTHMNAGTESQQEPAELAEKQKAIGNAFYKEKKYAEAIKAYTEAIDLGSDSALAIYYSNRAATYMQIGEFELALCDAKQSDRIKPDVPKTQSRIRQAYEGLSILNEAEVYLKNKQAGLALNALDRLQRRIDSTTQPPMSWMYLKAQVYIFQNDMDRAQKIAHDVLRLNPKNVEALVLRGKVMYYSGENAKAITHFQEALKLDPDCTTAKTLFKQVRKLENTKNQGNDLFRQGNYQDAYEKYSEALQIDPDNKETVAKLYMNRATVLLRLKRPEEALSDSDNALAIDSSYLKGLKVRAKAHEALEKWEEAVRDVQSAIELDASDANLRQELRRLQLELKKSKRKDHYKILGVSKEATDIEIKKAYRKLALVYHPDKNAGNLEAEARFKEVGEAYTILSDPESRRRFDSGVDLEPGMEGGAGMDPFDILRAYQAGGSFPGGGFPGGGFPGGSYNSQGFGMGGGFPGFTSFQFS; encoded by the coding sequence ATGACTGAAGTCGAAACCACACACATGAATGCAGGTACAGAGAGCCAACAAGAGCCTGCTGAGCTAgctgaaaagcaaaaggcTATAGGAAACGCTTtctataaagaaaagaaatatgcAGAGGCTATCAAAGCCTATACAGAAGCCATTGATTTAGGATCAGATTCAGCGTTGGCGATTTATTATTCCAATCGTGCCGCTACTTATATGCAGATTGGTGAGTTTGAATTGGCTTTATGTGACGCGAAACAGTCCGACCGTATTAAGCCAGACGTTCCAAAAACACAATCTCGTATTCGTCAGGCTTACGAAGGTctatcaattttaaatgagGCAGAGgtgtatttgaaaaataagcAAGCTGGATTAGCTCTTAATGCTCTTGATCGCCTTCAGCGTCGTATTGATAGTACTACTCAACCCCCAATGTCGTGGATGTATTTGAAAGCGCAggtatatatttttcagaACGATATGGATCGTgctcaaaaaattgcacACGATGTTTTACGACTTAACCCTAAGAACGTAGAAGCTTTAGTCCTCCGTGGTAAAGTAATGTATTATTCGGGTGAGAATGCGAAGGCTATTACCCATTTTCAAGAAGCATTGAAATTAGATCCTGATTGCACTACGGCCAAAACATTATTCAAGCAAGTTCGTAAACTCGAGAACACCAAAAATCAAGGAAATGATTTGTTCCGTCAAGGTAATTACCAAGATGCTTACGAAAAATATTCTGAGGCTTTGCAAATTGATCCtgataataaagaaactGTCGCCAAGTTGTACATGAATAGAGCTACTGTGTTATTACGCTTAAAACGACCGGAGGAAGCCTTGAGTGACAGTGACAATGCTTTGGCAATAGATTCATCTTATTTAAAAGGTTTAAAAGTTCGCGCTAAGGCTCACGAAGCTCTTGAAAAGTGGGAAGAGGCAGTTAGAGACGTGCAGTCAGCTATAGAACTAGATGCGAGCGATGCTAACTTGCGTCAAGAATTACGCCGGCTTCAGCtagaattgaaaaagtcgAAGCGTAAAGATCACTACAAGATTTTAGGTGTTTCCAAGGAAGCAACCGATATTGAAATTAAGAAAGCTTATCGTAAATTAGCTCTGGTATATCATCCTGATAAAAATGCTGGCAATCTTGAGGCTGAAGCACGCTTTAAAGAAGTTGGCGAGGCTTATACTATTCTTTCTGACCCAGAAAGCCGACGTCGTTTTGATTCGGGTGTCGATCTTGAACCTGGTATGGAGGGAGGTGCCGGAATGGATCCTTTTGATATTCTTCGGGCTTACCAAGCCGGAGGTAGTTTTCCAGGAGGTGGTTTCCCAGGCGGTGGTTTCCCGGGAGGTTCGTACAACTCTCAGGGATTTGGCATGGGGGGTGGTTTCCCTGGATTTAcaagttttcaattttcttaa
- the pku80 gene encoding Ku domain protein Pku80  (Ku domain helicase (human XRCC5 ortholog) Pku80) yields MSDKECTVFVLDLGKDMGTCHHGRSHSDLEWTLSYFHDELSHKFLANRKTDVVGIVGYKCDDTKNDLAEQEAYWNISVLYPIQTALFSKLQSVSQTLKPSNTMQGDLISAIVVSFDLMARHCKKNKWKKKMIVLTAARGIIDFSDYIGIAEQLLQHDVFLGVYGVDFDQEDINYSEPLKESQKKENEVRIQEFVESCHGQYCTFQQIYNNIGKPWVRKVRPVAIFRGTFSIGNRDSKDTSISIQVERYPRTRLTKPPTSSAFYENDMSKNYECLNIENSNVENKSMESDAVSTVRSYMVRDPKTNDSFEVKREDLESGYSYGRTIVPISRSDEDVLALDTIPGYEILGFIPKSSLPIYYTISDTNIIVPKDDFESKLNFSAFVQSLEREHRYALARFVSKDKGVPVLLVLMPYVEFKRHYLVDIQLPFAEDVRPYSFSEFEKLSNEEDMRQIDFAVSNYIDNMDLDSSDCGFNPPFEPENTFSMIPHRLQQAISYYANSPEGDLPQPNIYLTRYTNPPKSLLDNCILDLKLIKEKLTVNVPVKPKYSSQETAFDTGAPISEEQIEELLNSGLDEQEGEKLLVLHVSEKDPVGTFTEVLKNPFGLEDALTEMEKVIKNLIDKSKYDLALQSLQSLRLHSILEDEVERFNEYLTRLKKDVMQNNKPKENELINKIRSSGLDIILHDELTRHDNFNNI; encoded by the exons ATGAGTGATAAGGAATGTACTGTTTTTGTACTTGACTTGGGCAAAGATATGGGGACCTGTCACCATGGCAGGTCTCATTCTGATCTCGAATGGACTTTGTCGTATTTTCACGACGAATTGTCTCATAAG TTTTTAGCAAATAGGAAGACAGACGTAGTTGGAATCGTTGGTTACAAATGCGATG ATACGAAAAATGATTTAGCTGAGCAGGAAGCCTATTGGAATATCAGTGTTTTGTATCCTATACAAAC TGCCTTATTTTCAAAGCTACAATCCGTTTCTCAAACGTTAAAACCAAGCAATACTATGCAAGGCGATCTGATATCTGCAATAGTTGTGTCCTTTGATTTGATGGCTCGGCATTGTAAAAAGAACaaatggaagaagaagatgataGTGCTTACGGCAGCTAGGGGGATTATCGACTTTAGTGATTACATTGGAATTGCCGAACAACTACTGCAGCATGATGTTTTTCTAGGTGTTTATGGAGTTGATTTTGATCAAGAAGATATTAATTATTCTGAGCCTTTAAAGGAATCtcagaaaaaggaaaacgaAGTTCGAATTCAAGAGTTTGTTGAGAGTTGTCATGGTCAGTACTGCACATTTCAACAGATTTATAACAACATCGGTAAACCTTGGGTTCGTAAAGTGAGACCTGTCGCAATCTTTAGAGGTACATTTAGTATTGGTAATAGAGACAGCAAAGATACGTCTATAAGCATACAGGTTGAAAGATATCCTAGAACTCGTTTAACTAAACCGCCAACATCATCTGCTTTTTATGAAAACGATATGTctaaaaattatgaatGTCTTAATATCGAAAATTCAAATGtggaaaacaaaagtatgGAATCTGATGCAGTGTCTACTGTTCGATCGTACATGGTTCGTGATCCAAAAACAAACGATTCTTTTGAGGTTAAAAGAGAAGACTTGGAAAGCGGTTATAGTTATGGTAGGACAATCGTCCCGATCAGCCGATCAGATGAAGACGTATTGGCTTTAGATACAATACCCGGTTATGAAATCCTTGGATTTATTCCTAAATCTAGTCTTCCAATTTATTATACCATTAGTGATACTAATATAATCGTTCCAAAAGATGACTTCGAAagcaaattaaatttttctgcCTTTGTTCAATCCCTTGAACGTGAACACCGATATGCGCTCGCAAGGTTTGTTTCTAAAGATAAGGGCGTACCAGTTTTGCTGGTCTTGATGCCTTACGTGGAGTTTAAAAGACATTACTTGGTTGATATACAACTTCCATTCGCTGAAGATGTTCGGCCTTATTCTTTCTCAGAGTTCGAGAAACTGTCAAATGAAGAGGATATGCGACAAATTGATTTTGCCGTAAGTAATTATATCGATAATATGGATTTAGATTCCTCTGATTGTGGGTTCAATCCTCCTTTTGAGCCCGAAAATACCTTTAGTATGATACCACATAGACTTCAACAAGCTATCAGTTATTATGCAAATTCACCAGAAGGCGATCTTCCTCAACCAAATATTTACTTAACACGTTACACCAATCCTCCAAAAAGTTTACTTGATAATTGCATTTTGGACTTGAAGTTGATTAAGGAAAAACTTACAGTGAACGTCCCCGTCAAACCAAAATATTCTTCTCAAGAAACAGCCTTCGACACAGGCGCCCCAATATCAGAGGAACAAATAGAAGAACTACTAAATTCTGGTCTCGATGAACAGGAAggagaaaaattattagtcCTTCACGTTAGTGAAAAAGACCCAGTAGGCACTTTCACtgaagttttgaaaaaccCTTTTGGACTAGAGGATGCTTTGAcagaaatggaaaaagtaattaaaaatcttATTGACAAGTCTAAGTACGATCTTGCTTTGCAGTCATTGCAATCTCTCAGGTTACACTCAATTTTGGAAGACGAAGTTGAAAGATTTAATGAGTATCTTACTCGATTGAAAAAGGACGTAATGCAAAATAACAAACCCAAGGAGAATGAGcttattaacaaaataagaTCATCTGGATTAGATATTATTCTCCATGATGAATTGACTAGACatgataattttaataacattTAG
- the bor1 gene encoding HC03 family inorganic anion exchanger, which produces MNKKDKKFNYIFGSEIVNDVKKRLPYYKSDWIDACHYRVLPACLNIYFSNLLPELAFALDMFAKTNNSFGVNEVLLASVLGSVVFALLSSQPLCIVGVTGPITVFNYTVYDIMHDRGTPYFPFLCWICLWSMIFHFIIAIANGVYFVKHITKFSCEIFGLYVAFIYLEKGVQVLCDQLKYGLTNTFLSITIALLFLMVGWLCDTVGKSSLFSYKVRILLLDYGLVASIIFFSGFQHIGKMREVSLAKLPTTKAFEPTLSRSWFIKFWKIPVGDVFLAIPFSIVLTILFYFDHNVSSVMAQDPSFPLTKPAGFHWDFFLLGITTGVSGILGIPAPNGLIPQAPMHTAALCVKRVDYDEDEIEKTHKEVIDRVVEQRASNFIQGLMTVGTMTGPLLLVLHQIPQCVLAGLFWVMGFSAIFGNGITQNVIWMLSDRKVVSKNHTLNHCSSKRVVWLYTILQLIGFGATFAITQVDKASIGFPIIILLLIPFRTYCMPKWFLEEDLEILDENVGIIAYQKV; this is translated from the exons atgaataaaaaggataaGAAGTTTAATTACATTTTTGGGTCAGAGATTGTTAATGATGTAAAAAAGCGATTACCTTATTACAAATCTGACTGGATTGATGCATGTCATTATCGAGTACTTCCTGCttgtttaaatatttatttttcaaa CTTACTCCCAGAATTAGCATTTGCCTTAGATATGTttgcaaaaacaaataacaGTTTTGGGGTGAATGAGGTTTTACTTGCCAGCGTTTTAGGTTCAGTTGTTTTCGCGTTGCTTTCTTCGCAGCCTTTGTGCATCGTCGGGGTTACAGGGCCTATTACAGTCTTTAATTATACTGTTTACGATATAATGCATGATAGAGGAACACCATATTTCCCTTTCCTTTGCTGGATTTGTCTTTGGTCAATGATTTTTCACTTCATCATTGCTATAGCAAATGGGgtttattttgtaaagcATAT CACAAAATTCAGCTGTGAAATTTTTGGCCTATATGTTGcgtttatttatttggaaaaaggcGTTCAAGTTCTTTGTGACCAATTAAAGTATGGGCTTACAAATACATTTCTGTCAATTACTattgctttattatttttaatggTGGGATGGCTTTGTGATACAGTAGGaaaatcttctttattCAGTTACAAAGTACGTATTCTACTTCTTGATTACGGACTTGTTGCAtccatcatttttttcagtGGGTTTCAGCACATTGGGAAAATGCGGGAAGTTTCTTTAGCGAAACTTCCTACaacaaaagcttttgaacCCACGTTATCTAGAAGCTggtttataaaattttggaaaatacCCGTTGGGGATGTTTTCCTGgcaattcctttttctattGTTCTCACTATCCTATTCTATTTTGATCATAACGTTTCT TCTGTAATGGCACAAGATCCTTCGTTTCCATTAACCAAACCTGCTGGATTTCATTgggatttttttcttcttggTATAACGACTGGAGTGAGTGGTATTTTAGGTATTCCTGCTCCAAATGGGCTTATTCCACAGGCTCCCATGCATACTGCAGCACTTTGTGTTAAAAGGGTTGATTATGATGAAgacgaaattgaaaaaacgCATAAAGAAGTTATAGATCGAGTTGTTGAACAACGAGCTAGTAATTTCATTCAGGGATTGATGACTGTTGGCACCATGACTGGTCCACTTTTACTGGTGTTACATCAAATTCCTCAATGTGTTTTAGCAGGATTATTTTgg GTGATGGGGTTTTCAGCAATATTTGGCAACGGTATCACTCAAAACGTAATCTGGATGTTAAGTGACAGAAAGGTGGTATCTAAAAACCATACTTTAAACCACTGTAGCTCAAAACGCGTAGTTTGGTTATACACTATTTTGCAATTAATAGGTTTTGGTGCTACCTTTGCAATTACTCAGGTTGATAAAGCATCCATTGGTTTCcctattattattttattactgATTCCATTTAGGACTTATTGTATGCCTAAATGGTTCCTTGAAGAAGATCTTGAAATTTTAGACGAAAATGTGGGAATTATTGCTTATCAAAAAGTATAa